The Mucilaginibacter gracilis genomic interval CCATATTAAGGCCTATTGGGCCATGATAAGCCGTACAACTGCCCAATTATCGCTCAACTTTGGTGTTGATGATATTGACGGTACACTTGATGATACCACCAAAATATATTCGATGGCGGGAGCGGAGGAAAAAAATCCGGGTATGAGTACTAAAGAATTGGTTGAACTGATAAAACATGTGGGCAGGTACCCCATAGAGCGCGATACCCTGTATAACGTAATTACCGACTACAATAATTTTGAGTTTGCCGACGCGCCGAAACCGCAATTTTATAAATTGCCTGTAATTAATTAGTTCAGTTGGTTGATTAAAGTTGATTGGGTTTTGCCTAAATGATGCAACCTTTTTCAAACAGTTAGAAATTTGTACTTTTGTATATGGAAACATTGATAATGCATCCCGAAAATAAGGAGCAATTGTTAGCTTTGAAAGCGGTTGCCAAGGCATTAAAAATAAGCGTTGAGACTCAAAAGGACTCTTACGATCCTGATTTTGTTGCGATGGTAAAGGGTGCTGAAAAACGCGGCAATTATAAAACTATTGACCCGGAGGATGTGTGGGGCAGTTTAAACTTAAAATAGAAGAATTAGCTGAATTGCACATCAAGATGCATTTTAAAGCTGGCGATAGGGCGACTATTAAAAAGATAGAAAAGATACTGATTGAGCTCACAGAATCTCCCTATACAGGCATTGGCAAACCCGAAGCATTAAAATATGAACTTTCGGGTTTTTGGTCGCGAAGAATAAATCAAAAAGACCGGTTGATATACAAAGTTGAAGAAGATGTAGTGACCGTATTCGTTATATCGGCGATGGGGCACTATCATACTAAATAAAGTGCAAATACTTAAGTTATCAGTTATTAATAACTAAGCATTGTTATGCTTAGACCCCGACTTAAGCGGGACTGTTGACTAAAACAATAGGCTTGCGATCGATGAATACCAATAAACTAATGAACCCTATTGAATGATACAAAAAACACTATACATTATTCGCCACGGGCAAACCGACCTTAACAAACAGGGCATAATACAAGGCAGCGGTATTGATGCCGATTTAAACGACAGAGGGCGCGAACAGGGAGCAGCCTTTTATGAGGCTTACAAGGGCGTTGGTTTTGATAAAATTTATATATCGGGCCTTAAACGTACTTATCAAACGGTTGAAAAATTTATTGATGCCGGTTTCCCTTTTGAAAAACTGCCCGGTTTAAACGAATTAGCCTGGGGCATTTACGAAGGCAAAACAAGTACCCCCGAAAACAAGGCTGCCTTTTTAAAAATAATGCGCGATTGGCTGGAAGGACGTTTGGACGAAAAACTGGAAGGTGGTGAAAGCCCTAACGAGTTACAGGCTAAACAAAAGCAGGCTCTTGAAGTTATAATGAGCCATCCCGAAGAAAAAAAAGTGTTAATATGTATGCACGGCCGCGCGCTGCGTTTGTTTTTATGCCTGCTAACCGGCAAAAGCCTAACGCATATGGATGAGTTTCCGCACCAGAATGTTATATTGTATAAAGTTACCTTTGATGGTAGCACCTTTGAAATAGCGGAGTTTAACAACTCCGACCATCTAAAAAACCTGGCACCCGATCTGTGAAAAAAATTAGAATATCTGCCGTTAGTTATACCAATACCAAACCCTTTTTATACGGTATACAGCACTCTCCAAATATCCTCAATAAAATTGAACTGAGCCTTGATGCCCCGGCAGACTGCGCCCAAAAGCTGATTGACGATGTGGTTGATATTGGCCTGATACCGGTTGCTGCTGTATTGAATATCCCTCATTGGGAATTAGTATCCGATTATTGTATTGGGGCCGTGGGTGCCGTTAATTCGGTTTTTATTTTTAGCAATTGTAAAATTGCGGATGTAAAAACCTTGCAGTTAGACCCTCAATCGCGCTCATCAAATAACCTGGCTAAGGTGTTGCTCAAAAATTATTGGGAGCTTACTCCTCAATTGATTACCAATGCCGATGATTACGGCAAAGCAAGTGATGCCAATACTGCCTTTGTACAAATTGGTGACAGAACCTTTGGTAAGAAAAACGATTATGCTTTTGTGTACGATTTGGCCGAGGAATGGGCAGAATTTACTGGCTTACCATTTATGTTTGCCGGTTGGATAGCTAATAAACCTATTCCCGAAGATTTTATTGCCGAGTTTAACCAGGCCCTAAAACTGGGCTTGGATAGCCGCCAGCAGCTTTTTAAAGAGTTGTCGGCAATTGATAATTTTGACGTGCAGGATTACCTGATGAACAAGATAGATTTTAACGCTACGGCCGAGAAGAAAGAAGCCATGCAGCTGTTTTTGGATTACATCAGGATGCTTTAAGTATTTGTTTTTCTATTTTATCTAACAATAAAAAAATATCGAAAGGTTTAGCCACAAAATCATTAGCCCCCGATTCTAAAACGGACTGGGTTAAATTTGGCGTTGCCGAAATCATAATTACAGGTATCTGGCTTGTTTTTTTATCAGATTTTATTTGCCGGCATATTTCGCGGCCATCAAGTCCCGATAGCATAATGTCCAGTAAAATGATATCCGGAGAAAATTCGTCTATTTTTTTAAACACCTCATCTCCTTTCGGTGTTGTATTAACATCGTATCCCGAATACTTTAAAAGCTCAACAAGTGCATCTAAAATATAAGGATCATCGTCAACTGCAAGTACTTTTTTTAACATTAGCTTAAATAGCAATAGGGAAGCAACATATAATATTGTAAAAGTTTAAAATTACTTATTCGGGTAGTGTTATCATGGTTTGAGTGTTTGTATACAAAAACCTACACCAACGGGTGTGTGAATAATAAAAATCACTTTATAGATAAATAATTATCAATTTTTATGCCACATTTTATTTTATGTTAATAAAATGGCGATAAACGATGTATGTATTACTATACACAGCCGTAAGACATCCCCGATAAGGCATTTGTAAATTCGGCTCATTTTTTACCCCCTTATACCCCCTTTATTGGTTAACTACGTAATGAAAAAGGCAGCAAGTAATTACCTAAAAGCTACCAAGGTTTTTAAAGCTTTAGATGGTTAACAAATGCTGTTGCATTTACTTGTATAAATAAAAAACAAATACTACCTTTGCACCTCAATTAACAAAAGTATTAACGCTTTAATATTATTTACGTAATGTATTTAAGTAACGAATGGAAATCAGAGATTTTCGCAAAACATGGTAGCGTAGCTACAAACACAGGTTCAACCGAAGGGCAAGTAGCTTTATTTACAGCTCGTATTGCTCACCTAACCGGCCACTTAAAGAAAAACAAAAAAGATTTTTCTACACAGTTGTCTCTTCAAAAATTAGTAGGTAAACGCCGTGGTTTGTTAGCTTACCTATACAAAAAAGATATTAACAGGTACCGTGCCATTATCAAGGCTTTAGAGCTGCGCGATATTATTAAGTAAATATTTTCAAAAATCAATAAAAAAGCCATCGCATATGCAGATGGCTTTTTTACTTTTGTTCCTAAACAAAATACACCATATACAATTGCTGCATTCTAAAGATGAAAAATGCAGTTTAACAAAAAAGAAGATGAGTTTAAACGTAATTAAAAAAGTGATCGATTTAGGTGATGGCCGCACTATCGAGATCGAAACAGGAAAACTGGCCAAACAAGCCGATGGCTCTGTAGTGATAAAAATGGGTGATACCATGTTATTAGCTACAGTAGTATCATCAAGGGATGCAAAAGAAGGTGTTGATTTTTTACCACTTTCGGTTGATTATCAGGAAAAATACGCTGCTACTGGCCGTATCCCTGGTGGATTTTTACGCCGCGAGGCTCGCTTGTCCGACTATGAGGTTTTGATTTCGCGTTTGGTTGACCGTGCATTGCGCCCGATGTTCCCGAGTGATTATCATGCCGATACCCAGGTGATGATTTCGTTAATATCTGCCGATAAAGATATTATGCCCGATTGTTTAGCTGGTTTAGCTGCATCAGCAGCCTTATCTTGCTCAGATATTCCGTTTAACGGCCCTATATCCGAAGTACGCGTAGCTAAAGTTGATGGTAAATTAGTTATCAACCCAACTTTAACGCAATTGCAAACTGCCACTTTAGAGTTTATAGTTGCAGGTAGCGAGTACGATATTAACATGGTAGAAGGCGAAAGCGCCGAGATACAAGAAGCTGAACTGGTTGAGGCTATTAAATTTGCACATACTGCTATTAAAATACAATGTTTAGTTCAAAAGGAATTAACTGCCGAACTTAACAAAACCGAAAAACGCGCTTACAGTCACGAGCATAGCAATGAAGAGCTTAAAAAAGCTATTTACGCTGCAACATACGATCAGGTTTACGCCGTAGCCAGTGCTGCATCAGGTAAAGACGAGCGTGGTGCTAAGTTTAAAGAAGTTAGAGATACCTACATTGCAACTTTAGGTGAGATAGATGACATCACTAAATCGTTAGCAAAAAAATACTATCACGATGTTGAGTACGATGCTATCCGTAACCTAGTTTTAGACGAAGGCAAACGTTTAGACGGCCGTACAACTACACAAATACGCCCTATATGGAGTGAAGTTGGATATTTGCCATCTGCTCACGGTTCGGCTGTATTTACCCGTGGCGAAACTCAATCGTTAACTACCGTTACCTTAGGTGCTAAGGATGATGAGCAAATGATTGATGGTGCGTTTATTAACGGTTACCAAAAATTCTTGTTGCATTACAATTTCCCTGGTTTCTCAACCGGCGAAGTTCGCCCTAACAGGGGAGCAGGCCGTCGCGAAATTGGTCATGGTAACTTGGCTATGCGTTCGTTAAAACGTGTATTACCTGCCGAAAACGAAAACCCTTACACTATCCGTATCGTTTCTGATATATTAGAATCAAACGGATCATCATCAATGGCTACGGTTTGCGCCGGTACATTAGCTTTGATGGATGCCGGTATTAAAATTACCAACCCGGTATCAGGTATCGCTATGGGTTTAATTACCAACGAAATGGGTACTAAGTACGCTATCCTTAGCGATATTTTGGGTGATGAAGATCACCTGGGCGATATGGATTTTAAAGTAACAGGTACCAAAAATGGTATTGTTGCCGTACAAATGGATTTGAAAATCAATGGTTTATCATACGAAGTTTTAACTAACGCGCTAAACCAGGCTAAAGAGGGCCGTTTACATATTTTAGGCGAGATGGCTAAAACCCTTACCGCACCTCGCGAAGATTACAAATCGCACGCTCCGCGTATTGTATCAATGCGTATTGATAAAGAATTTATAGGAGCCATTATTGGTCCCGGTGGAAAGATTATTCAGGAAATGCAACGTGAAAGCGGCGCAACCATCTCTATCGAAGAAAAAGATAACCAGGGTATCATCCAGATATTTGGTGATAACAAAGAATCTATCGACAAAGCTGTTACCCGCATCCGCCAAATAGTTGCCAAACCAGAGGTTGGCGAAATTTACGAAGGCAAGGTTCGTTCAATTATGCCTTTTGGTGCATTTGTTGAAATTATGCCAGGTAAAGATGGTTTGTTGCATATATCAGAAATTGACCACAAACGCATTGAAACAATGGACGGTATTTTTGAAATTGGCGACGAAGTGAGAGTGAAACTTTTAGATGTTGATAAGCAAGGTAAATTAAAACTATCGCGCAAAGCTTTATTGCCGCGCCCGGAAGCACCTGCTAAAAACTAATACTTATTAAATTAAAAGCAAAAACCTCCCGTAACGGAGGTTTTTGCTTTTATATGCCTTAATATGATGACGAATAGGTAAGAATTTGTTGCAATATATAGGAAATTGCATTTTTTTTTAAAAACTTGCAAACATTTTTACGTGTATTTTATTTCACCTAAGTAAAGCTATAACTAATATAAACCTAATAACCGATCTCTCTGTTTGATACAAATGATACCAACACCAACTGATCCATTAGGTTTTTTAAACAATTCCTCGGCCGATCCGCCCCGGAGGACTAACGATCAGACAGATTTAATACAAGATCTGTTGTATGAAATTATCCGGGTTAAGGATCTCATCAAATATTACGATGCCATACCAAATGGTGCCGGGCAGTTGGGTTCGTCTATCCTCACCGAACTGGTTGCCGAGGCTTATAAATCGTTAGTAGATTACGATACTGTTTTAATGAAAAAGTATTACGATTTGCTTTTAAATTGTGATTGATCAATGCTTTTTACGGCATTTTATCCAATTCAAAAAACTGCTTAGTTTTTATATAACTTCTTCAAAGCATCAATTTTTGTTGCTTGGTATGGCACAAAAAGCTTGCGCAATGCGGTTACAAAACGCATAGTTTTAAAATTTTGCGTAAGTTTGGCCGCATGAAACATCTGCTTTCCCCATCCATATTAACGGCTAATTTCGCCAATTTACAAACCGACATTGAGATGCTTAACCAAAGCGAAGGCGATTGGATACATGTTGATGTGATGGATGGCGTTTTTGTGCCCAATATATCTTTTGGTTTCGCGGTAATAAAGGCCATTAAACAATATGCCCAAAAACCATTGGATGTGCATTTGATGATTGTTGACCCCGACAGGTATCTGGAAGAATTTAAAAATGCCGGGGCCGATGGTATTACCGTACATTACGAGGCTTGTACACATTTAAACCGAACAGTTAATAAAATAAAAGAACTGGGTTGCAGGGCAGGGGTGGCCATTAACCCACACACGCCGGTTGCATTACTTGATGATATTATTGAGGATTTGGATTTGGTGCTCATTATGTCGGTTAATCCGGGTTTTGGCGCTCAAAAGTTTATAGATAATACATACAAAAAAATTGCCGATTTAAAAAAGCTAAGCCAATTGCGCAACCCTAAGGTTTATATTGAAATTGACGGTGGGGTTGATGATAGTAATGCCGCAAAGCTTGTTAACGCAGGTGCAAATGTATTGGTGGCGGGTAATGCCGTGTTTTCGGCAGCTAACCCTATTGATGCCATAAGTTTACTGAAGCATATTGTATAAAAACAAAATGCTATGTTGAAAATTCCCCCTATGGTTGGTTTGTAATAATTGATTTTTTAAAGAATTATTTTTGGATAAAAAGTAGCTGGACAATTTCAAATTACTAACTTCGGGCCGTAAAAATTTCCATACTCTTAACAGAGTATAATGTTTTTCGAGACAATGATAATATACAAAGTCTATAGTTTTTTAGGTTAAAACGCAAAAGGCTTACATACAGAATACTAAATACAACGAACATGAAACATAATTTTGGTGCCGGACCAGGCATTTTACCACACGAAGTACTAAAACAAGCCGCCGAGGCCGTAGTTGATTTGAATGGAATTGGTTTATCAATTTTAGAAATATCGCACCGGTCGGTTGAATTTGAGGCTGTTTTAGATGAGGCTATACGTTTGGTAAAAGAGTTGTTTAGCGTACCCGAAGGTTATTCAGTATTATTTTTACAGGGCGGCGCAAGCACACAGTTTGCTATGGTGCCTTATAACCTTTTATCATCAACCGGCACAGCAGCTTATGTTGAAAGCGGTGTTTGGGCAAACAAAGCTATAAAGGAGGCTAAATATTTTGGCGGTGTTAACGTTTTGGCTACCGCTAAAGAGGATAATTTCCGCCATATCCCTAAAGATTATGCGATACCTGCCGACGCTGCTTATTTCCATATAACATCAAACAATACCATTTATGGTACCCAGTTGCATGAGTTCCCTAAGTCACCGGTGCCAATGGTTTGCGATATGTCTTCAGACATATTTAGCCGCAAAGTTAACGTTGCCGATTTTGGTTTAATTTATGCAGGTGCTCAAAAAAATATGGGCCCGGCGGGTACAACGTTGGTAATTGTTAAGGATGATATTTTAGGTAAGGTTGATCGTAAAATACCGGCCATGCTAAACTATCAAACACAGATAGAAGGTGGTTCAATGTACAACACGCCTCCTTGTTTTGCTATTTACGTATCTATGCTTACCCTGCGCTGGTTAAAGGCTAACGGTGGTGTTGAAGCTATTGAGAAAGCCAATAATGCCAAAGCCGCTGCTTTGTATGAAGAGATTGACCGTAATCCTTTGTTTAAAGGTGTATGCGTGCCCGAAGATCGCTCGAAAATGAATGTTTGCTTTTTAACCGAAAACCCGGAGCACGAAAAACCGTTCCTTAAACTTTGCGATGAAAAGGATATTGTTGGCATAAAGGGCCATCGCAGTGCAGGTGGTTTCAGGGCTTCTATTTACAACGCATTGCCCATTACCAGTGTTTATGTGCTGATAGAAACCATGCAGGAGTTTGCCGAGAAGTATAAATAAACCCCCTAACCCTCTAAAGGGGGAACAAAATTAAAACGACTAACTCCCGGCTACTCTAAACGAGGACAATAACTGCCCCTTTAGGGAGGCCGGGGGGCTAAACAATAACATAAAAGATGATCAAAATATTAGCTAATGATGGTATTGACCCTGCCGGTAAGGCGCTTTTAGAAGCTGCCGGCTTTTTTATTGATACCGTAAATATTCCGCAGGATGAATTACCTGCCCGTTTAAACGAATATGATGCCATAACCGTGCGCAGTGCAACTAAGGTACGCAAAGCTTTATTGGACGCCTGCCCTAACATTAAGTTGGTGGGCCGCGGCGGTGTAGGTGTTGATAATATTGATGTTGACTACGCTAAAGAAAAAGGCGTTGCCGTATTTAACACTCCGGCATCATCATCATTATCTGTTGCCGAATTGGTTTTTGGCCACCTGTTTACAGGCGTAAGGTTTTTATACGAAAGCAACCGCCGCATGCCGGCCGAAGGCAACACCAAATTTAACGATTTGAAAAAGGCGTATGCTAAAGGTATTGAGCTGCGTGGTAAAACTATAGGTATTTTAGGTTTTGGCCGTATTGGCCGCGAAGTAGCCAAAGTAGCCATTGGTTTGGGCATGGATGTGCTGGCCTACGATCTGTTTCCGTTTAACCCCGAAGTTGAATTAACCTTAGGTGGTGGTATACAGGTAAAAGCATCTGTAAAGGTTGCTACCAAAGAAGAAGTTATTACGCAAAGTGATTTTATAAGCTTACACGTACCCTTTACCGATAAACCGGTATTAGGAGCCGAAGAGCTTGCACAAGTGAAAAAAGGCGTTGGCCTGGTTAATTGCTCACGCGGCGGAACCATTGATGAGTTGGCACTTATTGATGCCCTTAACAGTGGCAAAGTTGGTTTTGCAGGTTTAGATGTTTTTGATAACGAACCCACCCCGCGCGAAGAAATATTGAAACACCCCAAAATTTCGCTTACGCCGCATATTGGTGCTGCCACAAATGAGGCTCAGGAGCGCATTGGTGTTGAACTTGCCAATTTAATTATCGGCTATTTTAACAAGTAATTAAAGTTTGAAATCAAACCAATAAAGGCCGGAAAATTTTCGGCCTTTATTGGTTTATTGAGCAACGTTGAACGAGCCTGTAACCCGAACCGAGTCGCTTTTCGCACTATTAGTATCGGTAACATAGCCATCAAAAGTGCCTTTTACTGTTCCGGCGGCGTAGTTGCCAACCACATTTGTAACGTGGATGTTTTCGGAAGTTATGGTTGCCTTAAAAGATTTTGTGGCTCCCGTTTGCTGTAGGTTTACGCCCGTCATGGTAAGGAAAAACGAGTCAATAGGATAAGTGCCGGGGACAGTATCCTCATAACCTAAAATAATAGAACCAGTTAAGCCCGAATCAAAGAAAGATATTTCGGTTGAATACTTGGGCGACATCATAACCGGGACGCTGTTTAAGCCCACAAAATAAGTAGGGCTGCTCCATGTATATGTTTTACCAGAAAATTGGAAAGTTATGGTATTGGTACCTGTACCTGTACCAGTACCTGTACCACTTCCGCTTCCGGAAGGAGTTACATCATGTCCAGGTACTTTTCGGCACGATGGAAATAAGGAGACAGTACTAATTGCTGCGCAGAACAAAAAAATTAGTGAGTACTTTTTTTTCATATCCACAAATTATTGTATTTGAACATCAAACGTTCCCGAAACAGGTACAGGGGCAAAGGTGTTCATATCTAACATGTTACCTGCAAAAGTGCCCTTTGCACTACCTTTTACTGTACCTAATGATGTGGATGTGATGGTTATATTTTCGTCGGTTACGGTAATCATTACAGTGCCACCGGCGCCCGTTAATGATACTCCCGGAGTTTTGATAAAAGTTCCAAATGCCGACGCCGGATAAGTACCTGGAGTTGTGGCTGCAAAACACACACTTACAGCGGTTGTTAAAGCTAAGTTAAAATCTGCCGGGCCGCCGGTAATTAGGGTGTTCGGTACGTTTGAGAAAGCGTTAGTTCCGGTAGTGGGTGTAGTGCCCAATCCCATATAATAGGTAGGCAATGTCCATGTTTGTACAGCACCGCCATTAACTCTAAAGGTAAATGTGCCTGTGGTTGTACCTGTAGTACCTGTGGTGCCTGTGCCGCCACTGGGTGTTACATCATGCCCCGGAACTTTTCGGCAAGAAGATATTACGGCTGTGAATATTATTAATGCCGCCAAACCTGTACGCCATTTTTTTTGCGCGTTTTTCATTGTTATTATTGTTTTTTTCATAGGTATTTGGTAAACTGGTTAAAGTTATTGTAATAATATGATAAAACCAATAGTTAAATTATTTTACGCTATAGGCACCCGTTAAAAAAACCGAGTCGGTTTGTGCCACTTTATTGAATGAGTAAAAACTAAAATTGCCACTATATACCTTGCCCGAATCGTCTATTTTTATCTCGCTAACCCTATCGGTACTTTTGGCTGCAAGGGAGATATAGGTTTTGGAGCTGGTAGTAAACTGCGAACCATCCAAAACATAAATTCCGCTGCCAACAATATCGGTATGGAAGCTCAGGGTAAAGCTTGTGCCGTTGTTTGTGCTTGTACCGCTCAATAAATATTGGCGGTAATTAGGCAAATTTGGATTTACAGACTGAGTGGTAAAAGTAACAATATCCGGTGCGGAGGTAATGGAGTAGGCCGTAGCATCGGTATTAATTTGAATAATCCTGGTAACATTTTTTGATGCAATGTAATAACCATCCTGATGCTTACCACATGAGGAAAGCACCGCCAGGGCTGTAAGAGCAAAGGCTAATAAAATGGATTTCCAACGGTGCTGTAATGTGGCGTTTAGCATCAAAAACATGGTTAAAATTAAATACTTTTTTGTTTTTTTAGCTATTAAAATTCATAAGTTAAATCTTTTTCGGGAATAGTAACTTTATAGCCGTCGCTATCCAGTGCATCGGCCATGGCCTGCATGCTTGATGTTTCGCCGTGTACCAAAAAAATGTTTTTCAACTTACCGCTGTCTTGTTGTTTTATTGTATCAATCAAATCTTCGTGGTCGCCATGCGCGCTAAACAAATCTGTTTTTTTAATGGTTGCATAAACAGCCAGGTCGCGGTCTTTAATATGTACAATAGGGTCGCCCCGCAAAAGGCGGAAACCCAGCGTTCCCTTGGCGCAATAGCCAATAAATAATATGGTACAGTAATAATTTTGAATGTTGTTGTACAAATGATCCTGAATGCGGCCACCTTCCAACATCCCTGCCGACGAAATGATGATGCAAGGTTCAAAATAATTTGAAACCTGGCGGCTATCTTTTAAACTTTCAATATAAGTTAGGTTTTCAAATTCAAACTCATCGCCCAATTTTTGATAAAAATCCTGTGCATCACCGTTAAGCATACTGTGATGTTTGCGAAATACGGTTGTAGCCATACTGGCCATAGGGCTATCAACAAAAACCTTAACGGGAGGCAATAAGCCTTTGCTGAATATTTTATTGAGCGAAAAAACCAACGCCTGTGTACGCCCAATGCTAAATGCCGGTATAATTAACCTGCCCGATTCTTTAATGCAGGCCCGGTCAATAACTTCGGTTAGCGTTTCTTCAATGGTTTTGTCTTTGGTGTGGTAGCGGCCACCATAGGTTGACTCGCAAACCAAATAGTCTACCGGTGGCAGGGGTTGCGGGTCGTTTAATACGGGGTAGTTTTTGCGGCCAATATCGCCGGTAAAGGCAATTGTTTTTTCGGTTCCATTATCGTTAACCTTAAAAACTGCTGCACCTGCTCCTAACAAGTGGCCTACAGGTATAAACGTTAATTCAATATCGCCGTTTATGCGGAAAGGGCGGTTAAAGCCAA includes:
- the serC gene encoding 3-phosphoserine/phosphohydroxythreonine transaminase, with the protein product MKHNFGAGPGILPHEVLKQAAEAVVDLNGIGLSILEISHRSVEFEAVLDEAIRLVKELFSVPEGYSVLFLQGGASTQFAMVPYNLLSSTGTAAYVESGVWANKAIKEAKYFGGVNVLATAKEDNFRHIPKDYAIPADAAYFHITSNNTIYGTQLHEFPKSPVPMVCDMSSDIFSRKVNVADFGLIYAGAQKNMGPAGTTLVIVKDDILGKVDRKIPAMLNYQTQIEGGSMYNTPPCFAIYVSMLTLRWLKANGGVEAIEKANNAKAAALYEEIDRNPLFKGVCVPEDRSKMNVCFLTENPEHEKPFLKLCDEKDIVGIKGHRSAGGFRASIYNALPITSVYVLIETMQEFAEKYK
- a CDS encoding histidine phosphatase family protein; protein product: MIQKTLYIIRHGQTDLNKQGIIQGSGIDADLNDRGREQGAAFYEAYKGVGFDKIYISGLKRTYQTVEKFIDAGFPFEKLPGLNELAWGIYEGKTSTPENKAAFLKIMRDWLEGRLDEKLEGGESPNELQAKQKQALEVIMSHPEEKKVLICMHGRALRLFLCLLTGKSLTHMDEFPHQNVILYKVTFDGSTFEIAEFNNSDHLKNLAPDL
- the rpe gene encoding ribulose-phosphate 3-epimerase, which gives rise to MKHLLSPSILTANFANLQTDIEMLNQSEGDWIHVDVMDGVFVPNISFGFAVIKAIKQYAQKPLDVHLMIVDPDRYLEEFKNAGADGITVHYEACTHLNRTVNKIKELGCRAGVAINPHTPVALLDDIIEDLDLVLIMSVNPGFGAQKFIDNTYKKIADLKKLSQLRNPKVYIEIDGGVDDSNAAKLVNAGANVLVAGNAVFSAANPIDAISLLKHIV
- the pnp gene encoding polyribonucleotide nucleotidyltransferase yields the protein MSLNVIKKVIDLGDGRTIEIETGKLAKQADGSVVIKMGDTMLLATVVSSRDAKEGVDFLPLSVDYQEKYAATGRIPGGFLRREARLSDYEVLISRLVDRALRPMFPSDYHADTQVMISLISADKDIMPDCLAGLAASAALSCSDIPFNGPISEVRVAKVDGKLVINPTLTQLQTATLEFIVAGSEYDINMVEGESAEIQEAELVEAIKFAHTAIKIQCLVQKELTAELNKTEKRAYSHEHSNEELKKAIYAATYDQVYAVASAASGKDERGAKFKEVRDTYIATLGEIDDITKSLAKKYYHDVEYDAIRNLVLDEGKRLDGRTTTQIRPIWSEVGYLPSAHGSAVFTRGETQSLTTVTLGAKDDEQMIDGAFINGYQKFLLHYNFPGFSTGEVRPNRGAGRREIGHGNLAMRSLKRVLPAENENPYTIRIVSDILESNGSSSMATVCAGTLALMDAGIKITNPVSGIAMGLITNEMGTKYAILSDILGDEDHLGDMDFKVTGTKNGIVAVQMDLKINGLSYEVLTNALNQAKEGRLHILGEMAKTLTAPREDYKSHAPRIVSMRIDKEFIGAIIGPGGKIIQEMQRESGATISIEEKDNQGIIQIFGDNKESIDKAVTRIRQIVAKPEVGEIYEGKVRSIMPFGAFVEIMPGKDGLLHISEIDHKRIETMDGIFEIGDEVRVKLLDVDKQGKLKLSRKALLPRPEAPAKN
- a CDS encoding DUF2683 family protein, which codes for METLIMHPENKEQLLALKAVAKALKISVETQKDSYDPDFVAMVKGAEKRGNYKTIDPEDVWGSLNLK
- a CDS encoding MBL fold metallo-hydrolase, which translates into the protein MKLTIHGAAQQVTGSMHLLQVGQYKILIDCGLDYERDHNVQLNENFAFRPEEIDVVVLTHAHIDHSGNLPTLVRRGFNGQILCTAPTAELSELLLLDSVNIFMRKEQTSRKHNRKRPGQGRQPLYLQKHVMDTVDRFVTIGFNRPFRINGDIELTFIPVGHLLGAGAAVFKVNDNGTEKTIAFTGDIGRKNYPVLNDPQPLPPVDYLVCESTYGGRYHTKDKTIEETLTEVIDRACIKESGRLIIPAFSIGRTQALVFSLNKIFSKGLLPPVKVFVDSPMASMATTVFRKHHSMLNGDAQDFYQKLGDEFEFENLTYIESLKDSRQVSNYFEPCIIISSAGMLEGGRIQDHLYNNIQNYYCTILFIGYCAKGTLGFRLLRGDPIVHIKDRDLAVYATIKKTDLFSAHGDHEDLIDTIKQQDSGKLKNIFLVHGETSSMQAMADALDSDGYKVTIPEKDLTYEF
- a CDS encoding Txe/YoeB family addiction module toxin, with product MHFKAGDRATIKKIEKILIELTESPYTGIGKPEALKYELSGFWSRRINQKDRLIYKVEEDVVTVFVISAMGHYHTK
- the rpsO gene encoding 30S ribosomal protein S15, whose product is MYLSNEWKSEIFAKHGSVATNTGSTEGQVALFTARIAHLTGHLKKNKKDFSTQLSLQKLVGKRRGLLAYLYKKDINRYRAIIKALELRDIIK
- a CDS encoding D-2-hydroxyacid dehydrogenase, which encodes MIKILANDGIDPAGKALLEAAGFFIDTVNIPQDELPARLNEYDAITVRSATKVRKALLDACPNIKLVGRGGVGVDNIDVDYAKEKGVAVFNTPASSSLSVAELVFGHLFTGVRFLYESNRRMPAEGNTKFNDLKKAYAKGIELRGKTIGILGFGRIGREVAKVAIGLGMDVLAYDLFPFNPEVELTLGGGIQVKASVKVATKEEVITQSDFISLHVPFTDKPVLGAEELAQVKKGVGLVNCSRGGTIDELALIDALNSGKVGFAGLDVFDNEPTPREEILKHPKISLTPHIGAATNEAQERIGVELANLIIGYFNK
- a CDS encoding menaquinone biosynthetic enzyme MqnA/MqnD family protein → MKKIRISAVSYTNTKPFLYGIQHSPNILNKIELSLDAPADCAQKLIDDVVDIGLIPVAAVLNIPHWELVSDYCIGAVGAVNSVFIFSNCKIADVKTLQLDPQSRSSNNLAKVLLKNYWELTPQLITNADDYGKASDANTAFVQIGDRTFGKKNDYAFVYDLAEEWAEFTGLPFMFAGWIANKPIPEDFIAEFNQALKLGLDSRQQLFKELSAIDNFDVQDYLMNKIDFNATAEKKEAMQLFLDYIRML
- a CDS encoding response regulator transcription factor, whose amino-acid sequence is MLKKVLAVDDDPYILDALVELLKYSGYDVNTTPKGDEVFKKIDEFSPDIILLDIMLSGLDGREICRQIKSDKKTSQIPVIMISATPNLTQSVLESGANDFVAKPFDIFLLLDKIEKQILKAS